Genomic segment of Bacteroides stercoris ATCC 43183:
TATCATGCTGCACAGGACAAGCAAGTGAAGTCGTTGGCGCATCTGGTGGATATTTATTTCAAATCTGTAGGTTATAATTCGGTATTGTTGCTTAATATTCCGCCTGATAAGCGCGGGTTGATTCATGAGAATGATGTGCAGCGTCTGAAAGAGCTTTCCGGTTATCTGAAGAAGACGTTCGGCAAAGATTTTCTGCAGAAAGGAGATACCCGTTGGCAATCCTTAAGTGGAGATGTCCGCGAATATAAAGTGCAGAAAGGCGCTGTGGTAAATACCTTCCTTATTCAGGAAGATATTGCCAAAGGACAGCGTGTGGAAAATTTTCTTGTGGAGGCTTACTCCAATGGTTCGTGGAGATATGTGGCGGAAGGTACGACGGTTGGGTACAAACGTCTGATCCGTTTCTCGGATACCAAGGCGGAGAAAATACGGGTTACTGTCCGTTCGGCACGTGGAAAGGCAAATATCCTGAAAGTGGGACTTTTCTTCGCCGAACCTTTGAATGACGAGAATACGGAAGTGCAGTTGAGTGATATTCCGGTGGATGAATGGCGTATAGCAGACGGTGAACCGAATGCGCATCAGGCTATTGACGGAGACCGGAGTACGGGGTGGTACACCAACTCATTGAAACCGTTGACGGTGGATATGGGACGCGAAGTGCAGGTTACAGGCTTCAGTTATGCTCCGGTTACGGGTGATGACCTGGCGGGTACTATTTACAAATATGCTTTCTACATCAGTAGTGACGGCGAGGAATGGACAAAATGCGATGCAGCCGGTGAGTTCAGCAATATTATGCACAATCCCGTTCCTTACTTTGTACGCTTCGGAAAGAGTTATCGGGCACGTTACTTCAAGCTTGAACCGCTTGCCGAAATCAACGGGAAAGTATCTACTGCTATTGGCGAGGTGGGTATCCTTGCTGTGAAAGGCATGCCGAAAGATGATGAAACACTGGTATACGACCGTCCCGGTGCACCGTTGAAGCTAAAACCCGGTGATAATCATCCGAAAGTGAAAGGTTGGCGTTTCTACACCGCTCATGAATTTTTGAACCGTGATACGGAAAATAATCTTCCGAAAGGATTCATTGAACATAGGGGGGCACACATGAGCCGTGCCGCACGGGTGGATAATGCACGCTGTTCGGAAGTGAACAATGGTGTGTTACAGATTCGTACAGTTGAGGAAACCGATTCTTTGGACAATCGTTTTGGTGCCAATGTGAAGTTCTCTCACGGCTGTTATCGCACGTCATTGCCCGGAAGCAAGGATTTCTGGTGTAACTTTACCGAGAATATGCGTATTGAGATTCGTTTTAAACGCAATGCTTATCAAGGTTTCAACGATGCACTTTGGTTTATGGGGAACAATAACCGTCCTTGGCCTAAGAATGGGGAAATAGATTTATTGGAAAATCCGAAAAAGACAGTCAATAATCGTGCACATTTCACATTGCACTCGGAGAATTATTATGCCGGAGTAGTAGGAGGCAGCGGAAGTGTTACCTCGACAATTGACCTGGCCGATATGTCCTGGTGGAATATCTACTGGCTGGAATGGTATCCCGACCGCATAGTAGGAGGCGTGAATGGACAGACCTATTTTGAACACCGTAAGGGAGCCAATGGCAATGAAGATTGGCCTTGGAGTGATCCGGAAGGCTTCTTTCTTATTTTCAGTACCGGTATATCAACCAATCCTAAGGCATGGCCCGGGGCGGTTATGCCGTCCGAATGGAAAAAAGATGCTATGCCGGCCATGTTCGTTGACTGGATACGGGTGTATGTGAATAAAGATTATAAAGGTGGGAAAGCTCCTGCCATAAGGTTCTATTGATATAGGTACGTGAAATGAAATATACAGTTGCTTCCTTAACAGTTGTAGCATTGCTGTCGGGTAATGCTATGGCACAGCGTAAACCTAATATCATCCTTTTTTTGGTGGATGATATGGGGTGGCAGGATACCTCTCTGCCTTTTTGGAAAGATACCACGGACTTGAACCGTATTTATGAAACTCCCAATATGGAGCGTTTAGCTGAAAGGGGAGTTATGTTTACTCACGCTTATGCCTGTTCAATCAGTTCTCCGTCACGTGTAAGTTTGTTCACTGGTGCAAATGCTGCGCAGCATAAAGTTACAAACTGGACGTTGAAGAAAGATACGCCGACCGATAGGAAAGATGCTGTCTTGGAATTTGAAGCATGGAATTATAATGGTCTTTGTCCGGAAGCGGGATTGGAACATTCTTTTTATGCGAAGTGTTTGCCTCAACTACTTCGTGAGAATGGATATGCTACTATGATGGTTGGAAAAGCGCATTTTGGTTCGATGGGTACACCTGCGGCCAATCCTTTGACAATAGGTTTCGATTATAATATTGCCGGTCATGCTGCCGGAGCTATGGGGAGCTATCTGGGCGAGGAAGGATATGGCGCCAAGAGCGATCCGGAACGTGCAGCAGTGTGGGCTGTTCCGGATTTAGAGCAATATCATGGTACTGATACTTTCTTGACTGAAGCTTTGACATTGGAGGCGAAAAGCTTATTAGATAAGGTAACCGGACAGTCTAAGCCGTTCTTTCTTTATATGAGCCATTATGCTGTACATGCGCCTTTCGGAACAGACAGACGTTTCTACCAGAAGTACGCAGATAAGGGACTTTCACATAAAGAAGCACAGTATGCGGCACTTTTGGAGGGTATGGATAAAAGTTTAGGCGATTTAATGGATTATGTGGACGAAAAAGGTATAGCCGATAATACGGTTATTATTTTTATGTCGGATAACGGCGGTTATACAATCGGTCGTCATGATAAGAATTATCCGCTGAGTGAAGGTAAAGGTTCTTTAAAGGAAGGTGGAATCCGTGAGCCGATGATTGTTTGTTATCCACATGTTGCCAAACCTTCTACCATAAATGACACCCCCGTTATTATTGAAGATTTTTTTCCTACGTTGTTGGAAATTGCCGGAGTCTGCGATTATCGGACACCTCAACATATTGATGGGATAAGTTTTTTGAAGCAAATAAAAGGACATGCCGGAGATAAAGAGCGTGCTTTGTTTTTTCATTATCCCAATAACTGGGGTGAGAGAAGACAGACGATCGGTGCACCGCAAAGTGCGGTCGTGGCGGGTGATTGGAAACTAATCCATTACTATGAATCGGGTAGTGCCTGCCTTTATAATTTGGAGAATGATATTTCGGAGAATGATGATTTGTCTGCCAGGTATCCGGATAAAGCTAAAGAACTGGCTAAGGTATTGAGCGATTATTTAAAGTCTCAACATGCTACTATGCCTATTCTGAAGCTAACCGGCAGGACAGTTCCGTATCCTGATGGTAGCATAAGATAATAAAAGAGAAAAGGGCAGTCCGTTACCGAAAGCCCTTTTCTCTTTGCTACTATATTTAAAACTTATGTTATCTATTGAAAAAGGAAAGAAGTGTTTTCTTTTTCTTGACTAAACAAAATCTTTCAGTTCTTGTTGTAGTTTTTGGCGGGTAAAGAAGATACGGCTCTTTACAGTTCCCAGCGGGAGTCCCAGCTTCTCGGCTATTTCGCGGTATTTAAAACCGGAAACATGCATGGAGAACGGTACTTTGTATTCGCGTGGCAGTGAATTGACGATACGGTGCATCTCTTTCAGGTCGTATGCGCTTTCTGTGTTCTCAAATGCTGTGTCGCGCGGCAGGTTCAGGTGGTAAAGATTGTCCGTCTGGTCCACAAATGTCTGGTCGCGCACTACTTTACGATAATTGTTAATAAAGATGTTGCGCATGATCGTATATATCCAACCTTTGAAATTAGTATCGGGCATGTATTTATCTTCATTATCCAAAGCCTTGAGTGATGTTTCTTGAAGAAGGTCGTTGGCTTCTTCGCGGTCGGAGGTGAGCTTGTACGCAAAGCGTAATAAATCGTTTTGAACTCCGATCAGATCTTTTTTAAATGTCATACTATTCATAAATGTGCTTTGTTAAATGGTTACTTGTTCGTTTTGCCTTTTAGCATTGCAAGTTTACGAAAGTTCCGGCTTTTCGACAGGCTGTTTTTAAGCAATCTTTGGGGTGAAAACTATCAATTGATAGATTTTAGGTGCTATTTGATAGATTTTGGGTGCAGTTTTCTATCGAATATTTGCATTTAATTAAAAAGATGCGTTAATTTTGCGCAATCATTTCATCACAAAAAGAATGGCTGACGACTCTTTATTTTTGATTGACATTGATAAGATTCTTCGGGAGAAAGCTCCGAAGCATGTGAAGTATATCCCTAAGTTTGTCGTATCTTATTTGAAGCGCATTGTTCATCAGGATGAATTGAATGTTTTTCTGAGAGAGTCGAAAGATAAAGTGGGGGTGGAATTCCTGCAGGCTTGTCTGGACTTTCTGGATGCCAAATTGATAGTGAAGGGCAAGGAGAATCTGCGAAAAGACGGTCTTTATACATTCGTTTCCAATCATCCCTTAGGTGGACAGGATGGAGTGGCGTTGGGTTATGTACTTGGGAGTTTTTACGATGGAAAGGTGAAATATATGGTAAATGACCTGCTTATGAACCTGCATGGACTGGCTCCTCTTTGTATTCCTATCAATAAGACCGGCAAGCAGGCCAAGGACTTTCCGAAAATGGTAGAGGCCGGGTTTGCATCGGACGATCAGCTCATCATGTTTCCTGCCGGGCTTTGCTCGCGTCGCCGGAATGGGGTTATCCGCGATTTGGACTGGAAAAAGACGTTTATAGTAAAGAGCGTTGAAGCGCACCGCGATGTAGTACCCATTCATTTTGACGGCCGTAACTCCGATTTTTTCTATAACCTGGCGAATCTTTGCAAAACGTTGGGTATCAAGTTTAATATAGCCATGTTGTATCTGGCAGATGAAATGTTGAAAAACCGTCATAAAACATTTACCATTACTATAGGTAAGCCTATTCCCTGGCAAACATTCGATAAGACGAAAACACCTGCCCAATGGGCGCAGTATGTGAAAGATATCGTGTATAAATTGTAAGTTGAACATTGAATATAAAAAAATAGAAGCTCGGAAGATGGAAGATATTATTGCACCGATAAGCAAAGAACTGCTGAAAGCGGAGTTGACCGAAGACAAACGCTTGCGCATGACGAATAAGAGTAATAATCAGATATATATTATTACTGCCCAGGATTCACCCAATACGATGAAGGAAATCGGACGTCTGCGTGAGATTGCATTTCGTGCTGCCGGTGGCGGAACAGGAATGTCCATGGATATTGATGAGTACGATATTATGGATAATCCTTATAAGCAGTTGATAGTCTGGAATCCGGAAGAGGAAGAGATATTAGGCGGTTACCGCTATATTCTCGGTACGGATGTACGCTTCGACGAGCACGGCGCTCCGATTTTGGCTACTGCGCACATGTTTAATTTTTCCGAGAAATTCTTGAATGAATATCTTCCTACTACCATTGAGCTTGGACGTTCATTCGTGACGCTCGAATACCAGTCTACCCGTCGCGACAGCAAAGGTTTGTTCGCATTGGATAATTTGTGGGACGGCTTGGGTGCGTTGACGGTGGTTATGCCCAACGTGAAGTATTTCTTCGGAAAGGTTACCATGTATCCCAGTTATATCCGTAAAGGACGCGACATGATTCTTTATTTCCTGAGAAAGCATTTTGCCGATAAAGACAGTCTGATTACTCCGATGAAACCGCTGCAATTGGAGTCGGATGAGGAAGAACTGGCTGCATTGTTCTGTAAGGATACATTTAAGGAAGACTATAAAATATTGAATGGCGAAATCCGTAAGCTGGGATACAATATTCCGCCGTTGGTAAATGCCTACATGAGTCTCAGTCCGACAATGCGTATGTTCGGTACGGCCATTAATTACGGTTTCGGTGATGTGGAAGAAACAGGTATCCTGATTGCCGTCGATGAAATCCTGGCGGAAAAGCGCATCCGCCATATCCAGTCATTCATCGAAAGCGAGCCGGAAGCATGCAAACTGACTTCCGGGGCGAATAAGATATTCTATCCGAGCAGATAAATCATACAGCCGGCAGGCTGTTTCCGTTGATTTTCCGGTAGAGGTCGAGGGCGAATACATCCGTCATGCCGGATATGTAGTCCAATACGGCCTGTATCCTTTCATACAGTGCAGTTGCTTTCATATTATATTGTCCGGATACCCGGTTGATGAGCAACTGCGAATATGCTTTTTCCGGTGAGCGTACTGCATCGATCATCAGTTCGAGCAAGGTGCTGATGATACGGAAACCGGCAAGTTCTATGTCCAATACATCGCGCGAACGGTATATCTTCTTGAAAGATACCTCTGCGCAATGTTGGTAGGCCGCGGCAGGCCGTTCGGTGATATGCTTGATGAGACTTCCCTCAAATTCCCCTTCCAGTATCTGTACTTCGTTATCGAGGAATGCCCGGGTGCATTCGCCGATAAGCAGCCCGATGACGGAAGAACGCAGATAGGCTATCTGTTCATTGGTGTCGCTCACAATCTTGAGCGTGTCGAGGATGTGCGCCTTACGTTCGTCGGGAAAGTAGGCCAGCAGCAGGTCCTGCGTTTCCTGCGTAGTGAGAATCTTCAGTTTGTGGGCATCTTCAATATCCATCATCTGGTAGCAGATGTCATCTGCCGCTTCTACCAGGTAGACAAGCGGGTGACGTGCGTACTTCAAAGGTGAACCGTTAAGCTGTTTCATCCCCAGTTCTTCGGCTATTCGCCGGAAACTTTCTTCTTCGGTAGTAAAGAAGCCGAATTTGGATTTCTGTCCTGCCAGGCTCGATGAAAAGGGGTATTTTACGATGCTGGCAAGTGTGGAATAGGTCAGGACGAAACCGCCTTTGCGGCGTCCTTCAAACTGATGGGTAAGCAGACGGAAAGCATTTGCGTTTCCTTCGAAATGAGTCAGGTCTTCCCATTGTGCCGGGGTGAGTTGTTCTCCGTCGGGTTGTTTTTCTTTCAATGCCAGCCCTTTTCCTTCCGAAAAGAAAGTAGAGATGGCGCGTTCGCCGGAATGTCCGAATGGCGGATTGCCCAAATCGTGCGCCAGACATGCTGCGGAAACAATGGAGCCGATTTCGGGCAGATAAGAGTCTTGCGGTTCGGGGCGGCGGGCAAGGATGGCTTTGGCTACGTCATTGCCCAGCGAACGACCTACGCAGGAAACTTCCAGGCTATGTGTCAGCCGGTTGTGTACGAATATGCTGCCGGGCAGAGGGAACACTTGTGTCTTGTTCTGCAATCTCCGGAAAGGTGCGGAGAAGATGAGGCGGTCGTAATCCCGCTGAAATTCAGAACGGTTCTCGTGACGCTCTTTATGAAACTCTTCCAAGCCGAATCGTTTGGCGGATATGAGGGTATTCCAGTCCATCATGTTCTTACTTTCTTATTATTTAACTGCAAATGTATGACTATTTGCTTCAAAATCCGTAATTTTGTCCGTTAAATAGTGAATTAAAGTAATCTCAATCGTAACTTCATTGAAATGGCAAATAATAGTATGACCGTCCGAATTATAAATAAGTCGAAACATCCGTTGCCTGCATATGCCACCGAGTTGTCTGCCGGAATGGACATCCGTGCCAATCTTTCCGAGCCGATAGCTTTGGAACCGTTGCAGCGTTGCCTGGTTCCTACAGGTTTGTACATCGCTTTGCCGGCGGGGTTTGAGGCGCAGATTCGTCCCCGCAGCGGTTTGGCTATCAAGAAAGGTATCTCGGTATTGAACTCTCCGGGTACTATCGATGCAGACTATCGCGGTGAAATCTGTATTATCCTCGTAAATCTTTCTTCGGAAACATTTATGATTGAGGACGGAGAACGAATCGCCCAAATGGTAATTGCCCGCCATGAGCAGGCCGTATGGCAGGAGGTGGATGTGTTGGATGAAACGGAACGCGGTGCCGGTGGCTTCGGACATACGGGCGTGTAGTTGGGATGGGGTATGAGTGATTAGCGATGAGTGATTAGTGATTGACGGAGGGTTGCTTATACCATTTGATTTTATATAGATAATGAGCATATTCAATAATAAGAAAATAGGGCTGTTTTTGTTGGTGGCGGGCTTCTTGCTTGTCTCCTGCGGGACATCCCGTAAGCAGGCAAAGGCATTATCGGCGAAGCCTGTGGCGGAACTTACTCCGGAACAGCAGCGTAAGTACGATTATTTCTTTTTGGAAGCAGCCCGTCTGAAGATTCAGAAAGACTATGATGCGGCTTTTGATTTGCTGCAACATTGCCTGACTATCAATCCGAATGCTTCGTCGGCCTTATACGAACTGGCGCAATATTATTTGTTCCTGAAGCAAGTGCCTCAGGGGCAGGCTGCATTGGAGAAGGCCGTGGAAAACGATCCGGATAATTATTGGTACAGTCAGGGACTGGCGAATCTTTATCAGCAACAGGACGAAAAGGAGAAAGCGATGAAGCTGCTGGAAGATATGTCTATACGTTTCACCGACAAGCTGGATCCGCTTTATGCCTTGTTGGACATTTATAATCGGCAGGAGCAGTATGATAAGGTGATTGCCACTTTGAACCGGATTGAGGAGAAGATGGGCAAAAGCGAGCAGTTGAGTATGGAGAAGTTCCGTATTTATCTGCAAATGAAAGACAATAAGAATGCTTTCCATGAGATAGAGAGCCTGGTTGCGGAGTATCCGATGGATTCCCGTTATCAGGTTGTGTTAGGGGATGTATATATGCAGAACGGAAAGAAAGAGGAAGCATATAACATGTACCGCAAGGTGTTGGATGCCGAGCCGGATAATGCCATGGCGATGTATTCGCTGGCGTCCTATTATGAGGAGACCGGTCAGAAAGACCTTTATCAGCAGCAGTTGGACACTTTATTGCTCAACAAGAAAGTTCCTTCGGAAACGAAACTGAATGTAATGCGCCAGTTTGTCGTGCAGAATGAGCAGAACGGTAAGGACAGTACGCGGGTTATCAGCCTTTTCGACCGTATTCTGGAACAAGAGCCGGATGATGCCGGGATACCGATGCTTTACGCTCAGTATCTTTTATCTAAGGGAATGAACAAGGAAGCCTTTCCGGTACTGCGTCAGGTGTTGACAATCGATCCTACCAATACGGCTGCGCGTATGATGTTGCTGGGTGAAGCGGTACGCAAGGAGGATTACAACGATGTGATTGATTTATGCGAAGCCGGCGTTGAAACCAACCCGGAGATGCTGGAGTTCTATTTCTATCTGGCTATCGCTTATAACCAGGCGGAACGGACGGATGATGTAATTTCCATTTGTCAGAAAGCATTGACGCAAATTACGGCGGACAGTAAGAAAGAGGTTGTTTCAGATTTCTATTCCATTTTGGGAGATGCCTATCATACGAAAGATTTGAATACGGAAGCCTATGCTGCCTATGATTCGGCGCTGGTGTACAATCCTTCCAATATCGGAGCTTTGAACAATTATGCTTATTACCTATCTGTCGAGCGCCGTAATCTGGATAAAGCCGAGGAGATGAGTTATAAGACGGTGAAGGCGGAACCCGATAATGCCACCTATTTGGACACTTATGCCTGGATTCTGTTTGAGAAAGGCAATTATGCCGAGGCCCGTTTGTATATAGACGATGCCATGAAAAGTGACGGAGGCAAAAGCGATGTCATCGTAGAACATTGCGGCGACATCTACTATATGACGGGTGATGTGGACAAGGCTCTGGAGTATTGGAACCAGGCATTGAAGATAGGCAGTAAGTCCAGGACCCTACAGGAGAAGATTCGGAAGAAGAAGTATATCAGTGATAAGTAAGTCGGTAAAACGGTGAAGTGATACATAATAAAAGTAACAAGGTAATGGAACAAACAAAATTCAATGGCAGGACTCTGGTCTTTATGCTCTTTATCCTCTGCTGTCTGGCAGGCTGTAAAACCACCCGGAAGGCGGAGACATCCAAATTTCCCGAAAGTACCCGCTACCTGTCTTCCAAGGTGCGGCTGACCGTTCCTACCAAAGACGCCGTTTTCACCGTAAACGGTACGATGAAGCTGATAAGCGGCGAACGGATGCAGCTTTCTTTCCTCATGCCTATCATACGTACAGAGGTGGCGCGCATGGAGGTGACACCCGAAGAAATATTGCTGGTAGACCGCATGGGCAAGCGTTACGTCCGTGCTACCCGTAAGGAATTGAAAGATGTGCTACCGAAGAAAGCCGACTTTGCCCATTTGGAAAAGATTCTATTCAATGCTTCCAAACCCAACGGAAAGAAAGAGTTGTCGGGAAAGGAATTGGGCATTCCTTCGCTGGAGAAAGGCAGAATCGAGTTGTCCGGCTTTTCCAATAATTCGTTTTCGCTGACGCCTACCGAGCTGTCTTCAAAGTACACACAAGTTGAGTTGAATGAAATATTAGAAATGCTGATGAGCTTATGAGACGTTTGCTTTGTATTTTTATAGGTTGTTTCTGTCTGGCTTTTCCGCTTCTTGCCCAGTCCAACAAACTGATAAAGGAATTGGAAAGCAAGCGCGGTGCTTTGCAAAAGCAGATTACCGAATCGGAAACACTTCTGAAAACTACAAAGAAAACCGTAAGCAGCCAGTTGAACGGACTTGCCGCTTTGACGGGGCAGATAGAGGAACGCAAACGATATATCCTTACCATAAATAACGATGTAGAGTCGATAGACCGTGAGCTATCGTCATTGGAACGCCAGTTAGGAAAATTGCAGCGCGACTTGAAGGACAAGAAGAAGAAATACGAGTCGTCTGTCCAGTACCTTTATAAGAACCGTTCCATTGAGGAGAAGCTGATGTTTATTTTCTCTGCACGGAGTCTGGCGCAGACCTATCGCCGCTTGCGTTATGTGCGTGAGTATGCCACCTACCAACGCCTGCAGGGCGAGGAAGTGCTGAAAAAGCAGGAACAGGTCAATAAGAAGAAAGCGGAACTCAGGCAGGTGCGGGCTGCCAAAGCCAATCTGCTGAAAGAGCGCGAGGCCGAGAAAGTAAAACTGGAAGCGCAGGAGAAAGAAAAGCGTATCCTTGTGGCCGATTTACGGAAGAAGCAACGCGGATTACAGAACGAGATTGCCAAGAAGCGGCGCGAGGCCAGCCAACTTAATGCGCGTATCGACCGCTTGATTGCCGAAGAAATAGAGAAAGCCCGCAAACGTGCCGCAGAGGAAGCACGCCGTGAAGCGGCTGCCCGCAAGAAAGAAGCGGCTAAAGCGGCTAAGTCGGGAACGTCCGCTTCCGGAAAAAAGGTTGCTCCTCTGGAAACTTATACCATGAGTAAGGCCGACCGCGAGCTGTCCGGTGACTTTGCCAATAACCGCGGCAAGCTGCCTATGCCTATCAGCGGAGCCTATATCATAACCAGCCATTACGGGCAATATGCCGTGGAGGGATTGCGCAATGTCAAGTTGGACAATAAAGGTATCGACATCCAGGGAAAACCGGGGGCGCAGGCGCGTGCCGTCTTCAACGGCAAGGTGGCGGCCGTATTCAAACTGAACGGGCTGTTTAATATCCTTATCCGTCATGGAGCCTATATTTCCGTATATTGCAACCTGGCTTCCGCTTCGGTGAAACAAGGTGATACGGTCACTACCAAGCAAGCTATCGGCCAGGTATTCTCGGATGGGGCGGACGGCGGACGTACGGTACTTCACTTCCAGCTACGCCGTGAAAAGGAGAAGCTGAATCCCGAACCCTGGCTGAACAGATAAGTTTTATATTGTTGCTCCGTCCAGCAGGTCCAGATAAAGTGCAATAGCCTCTTCAATCTCTTTGACGAAGATAAACTCATCCGCAGTATGGGAGCGGCTGCTCTTGCCCGGTCCTATTTTCATGGACGGGAAAGACATCAGTGCTTGGTCTGAAAGGGTAGGCGAACCGAAAGGAGTCCGACCCATCGCAACGGCCTTTTTTACCAGCGGGTG
This window contains:
- a CDS encoding murein hydrolase activator EnvC family protein, whose protein sequence is MRRLLCIFIGCFCLAFPLLAQSNKLIKELESKRGALQKQITESETLLKTTKKTVSSQLNGLAALTGQIEERKRYILTINNDVESIDRELSSLERQLGKLQRDLKDKKKKYESSVQYLYKNRSIEEKLMFIFSARSLAQTYRRLRYVREYATYQRLQGEEVLKKQEQVNKKKAELRQVRAAKANLLKEREAEKVKLEAQEKEKRILVADLRKKQRGLQNEIAKKRREASQLNARIDRLIAEEIEKARKRAAEEARREAAARKKEAAKAAKSGTSASGKKVAPLETYTMSKADRELSGDFANNRGKLPMPISGAYIITSHYGQYAVEGLRNVKLDNKGIDIQGKPGAQARAVFNGKVAAVFKLNGLFNILIRHGAYISVYCNLASASVKQGDTVTTKQAIGQVFSDGADGGRTVLHFQLRREKEKLNPEPWLNR